The following are encoded in a window of Armatimonas rosea genomic DNA:
- a CDS encoding aldo/keto reductase → MSNYTPSSSRYENTAGWFRRCGRSGLHLPAISIGCWHNFGDPGTDAARHTDEASLHENARQMLFASFDNGITHFDLANNYGPSPGAAETRVGRILKDDFAGYRDELIISTKAGYRMWPGPYGEWGSRKYLLASLDASLKRLQLDYVDIFYSHRPDPNTPLEETMGALDSAVRSGKALYAAISSYSAEQTKLALAVCEANGFIKPILHQPSYSLLNRWIENGLTDVCGDRGIGLIAFCPLAQGLLTNKYLTGTIPDDSRAKQPSGFLQESAVTPETVAKLNRLNAIAADRGQSLAQMSLSWVLRDSRMTSALIGASRPEQIVENVKAAEKTKFAADEIAAIEEALK, encoded by the coding sequence ATGTCCAACTACACTCCTTCTTCTTCCCGCTACGAAAACACGGCCGGCTGGTTCCGCCGCTGTGGGCGCTCCGGGCTCCACCTCCCGGCGATCTCGATTGGCTGCTGGCACAACTTTGGGGACCCCGGCACCGATGCGGCACGCCACACCGACGAAGCCTCGCTCCATGAGAACGCACGGCAGATGCTCTTTGCCAGCTTCGATAATGGCATCACCCACTTCGATCTCGCCAATAACTACGGCCCCTCCCCAGGTGCTGCGGAGACGCGGGTCGGGCGGATTCTCAAGGACGACTTCGCCGGCTACCGGGATGAGCTGATTATCTCGACCAAGGCAGGCTACCGGATGTGGCCCGGCCCCTACGGCGAGTGGGGGAGCCGCAAGTACCTGCTCGCGAGCCTGGATGCCAGCCTCAAGCGCCTTCAGCTAGACTACGTCGATATCTTCTACTCCCACCGCCCCGACCCCAACACGCCCTTGGAGGAGACCATGGGCGCACTCGACTCCGCTGTGCGCTCGGGGAAGGCACTCTATGCCGCGATCTCCAGCTACTCTGCGGAGCAGACCAAGCTGGCCTTGGCGGTCTGTGAGGCCAATGGGTTCATCAAGCCCATCCTGCACCAGCCGAGCTACTCCCTGCTCAACCGCTGGATTGAGAACGGCCTGACCGATGTCTGCGGGGATCGCGGCATCGGCCTGATCGCCTTCTGCCCGCTCGCACAGGGGCTCCTGACCAACAAGTACCTCACCGGCACGATCCCCGACGACTCCCGCGCCAAGCAGCCCTCGGGCTTCTTGCAAGAGTCGGCAGTCACCCCGGAGACGGTCGCCAAGCTCAACCGCCTCAATGCGATTGCCGCCGACCGGGGCCAGAGCCTGGCACAGATGTCGCTCTCCTGGGTGCTCCGTGACTCCCGGATGACATCGGCACTGATCGGGGCAAGCCGCCCGGAGCAGATTGTGGAGAATGTCAAAGCCGCGGAAAAGACGAAGTTCGCTGCCGATGAGATCGCAGCGATTGAAGAGGCACTGAAGTAG
- a CDS encoding helix-hairpin-helix domain-containing protein produces MQNPLASLSHRERFGLAVAVGVLLLFGLGSAAYRSRATPLEPTVLKAGARPTPTAPPPLSPSTPRPTPAATELVVYVSGAVKRPGVYTFRPGQRLFHAIQRAGGFQSNAQQEALNLADHLKDADQLHVPTRQAVAQPQVSSSPPGIGSRVLGKAQPVPPPVSAPAATHPSSHGSAGKFHTPGEGLVKLNNATLADLQKLPGVGPSTAQSILDYRQSNGGFKELEELKEVRGIGEKKLEKMRPFLTL; encoded by the coding sequence ATGCAAAACCCGCTTGCCTCTCTCAGCCATAGAGAACGCTTTGGTCTCGCCGTCGCGGTGGGGGTTCTCCTGCTCTTTGGTCTCGGAAGTGCCGCCTACCGCTCCCGCGCCACGCCGCTGGAGCCCACGGTTCTCAAGGCCGGCGCACGACCAACCCCTACAGCGCCCCCTCCGCTCTCTCCCAGCACGCCTCGCCCAACACCTGCGGCGACGGAGCTTGTGGTCTATGTCAGCGGCGCGGTCAAGCGTCCCGGCGTCTACACCTTTCGCCCCGGCCAGCGGCTCTTCCATGCGATCCAGCGCGCCGGAGGCTTCCAGAGCAACGCCCAGCAGGAGGCCCTCAACCTCGCGGACCACCTAAAAGACGCCGACCAGCTCCATGTGCCCACCCGCCAGGCAGTCGCGCAGCCCCAAGTGAGCAGTTCTCCTCCAGGTATCGGCAGCCGCGTGCTTGGAAAGGCCCAGCCCGTACCGCCCCCCGTCTCCGCTCCCGCCGCAACGCATCCCTCGTCGCACGGGAGCGCGGGCAAGTTTCATACGCCGGGAGAGGGCCTCGTAAAGCTTAATAACGCAACTCTCGCGGACCTTCAGAAGCTTCCCGGAGTCGGCCCGAGTACGGCCCAGAGCATCCTGGACTACCGACAGAGCAACGGCGGGTTCAAAGAGCTAGAGGAGCTTAAAGAAGTGCGCGGAATTGGTGAGAAGAAGCTGGAGAAGATGCGCCCCTTCCTCACGCTCTAG
- a CDS encoding aldose epimerase, with amino-acid sequence MNDDQELILRHGVWEAAVAAYGASLRGVTKDGQPVATGYQGKEQKQGGQGDVLIPFPGRVAGGTYAWDGTYHQLPQTDKDGPNAIHGFVRTLVWEVAEQSESLVRFTLDFLGAHGYPFPLGLELTYSLDDTGLTCRFVVTNTGMDAAPVAVGFHPYFTVGSERVDGDRLTLPFDSVLEMKQFIPTGTIFSVAEAGLDYRTPTAIGSTVFNHCFLAPQRDAQGRANVTLASADAEVTVWMDEAFDYVVLYTGENMPAPYRRRSLAIEPMTCGSDAFNHPEWGLKRLEPGESFTGAWGVTKK; translated from the coding sequence ATGAACGACGATCAAGAACTCATCCTGCGCCACGGCGTATGGGAAGCGGCGGTTGCCGCCTACGGAGCCTCGCTACGGGGCGTGACAAAAGACGGCCAGCCGGTCGCGACCGGCTACCAGGGCAAGGAGCAGAAGCAAGGGGGACAAGGCGATGTGCTCATCCCCTTCCCCGGACGAGTCGCGGGGGGGACCTATGCCTGGGACGGTACCTACCACCAGCTCCCCCAGACCGATAAAGACGGCCCCAACGCGATCCATGGCTTTGTCCGAACCCTGGTCTGGGAGGTGGCGGAGCAGAGCGAGAGCCTGGTGCGCTTCACCCTCGATTTCTTGGGCGCACACGGCTACCCCTTTCCTCTGGGGCTGGAGCTCACCTACTCTCTCGATGACACGGGGCTGACCTGTCGCTTTGTAGTCACCAACACGGGCATGGACGCGGCTCCGGTCGCGGTGGGCTTCCATCCCTACTTCACGGTTGGCTCCGAGCGCGTCGATGGGGATCGGCTCACGCTCCCGTTTGACTCGGTCTTGGAGATGAAGCAGTTCATTCCCACAGGGACGATCTTCTCGGTGGCAGAGGCGGGCCTGGACTATCGCACTCCCACCGCTATCGGCTCCACGGTCTTCAACCACTGCTTCCTCGCTCCCCAGCGCGATGCCCAAGGCCGCGCCAACGTGACCCTGGCAAGCGCGGACGCTGAGGTGACGGTCTGGATGGACGAGGCCTTTGACTATGTGGTGCTCTACACCGGGGAGAACATGCCCGCTCCCTACCGCCGCCGCTCCCTGGCGATCGAGCCCATGACCTGCGGCAGCGATGCCTTCAACCACCCCGAGTGGGGCCTCAAACGGCTTGAGCCCGGCGAGAGCTTTACAGGGGCCTGGGGAGTCACCAAAAAATAA
- a CDS encoding mandelate racemase/muconate lactonizing enzyme family protein, translating to MVREVRAFRLRAPLTEPYGWARGRVAVREALLVCVIADDGTEGWGECAGPPAVLAPAVTEFFGPLLRGQDPLATDPLWDRLWQAALPFGRRGVLIGALSGIDMALWDLKGKLLGQSVSALLGGRTRERIPCYATGLYFREGPESERIPRMLAEAHRAVESGARALLVQVGRSLAADAALARALRKELPDIPFAAEAHGSYDVPEAAIICRALAEQGFTALADPLAAEPVTAWARLAAQTTLPLSAGRYEQTRWAFEALLATQAIGTFQVNPAWCGGLSEAQKIRTVASAHGVNVVPRSLGTPLNLAASLHFLASDIRHPGRVELRPPLLETDTLEDPFHAVFSQGIELEDGMATVPTAPGLGVTVDLLQLGQFTL from the coding sequence ATGGTTCGGGAAGTCAGAGCCTTTCGACTGCGTGCCCCTCTTACCGAGCCCTACGGCTGGGCGCGGGGCCGGGTTGCTGTCCGTGAGGCGCTCTTGGTGTGCGTCATCGCCGACGATGGCACGGAGGGTTGGGGCGAGTGTGCGGGGCCACCGGCAGTCTTGGCACCCGCCGTGACCGAGTTTTTCGGGCCGCTGCTTCGTGGTCAGGACCCGCTTGCCACCGACCCGCTCTGGGATCGGCTCTGGCAGGCCGCGCTCCCCTTTGGGCGTCGGGGGGTCTTGATCGGCGCGCTCAGTGGGATCGACATGGCGCTCTGGGACCTCAAGGGCAAGCTCCTCGGGCAGTCGGTGAGCGCACTTCTGGGGGGCCGCACCCGCGAGCGCATTCCCTGCTACGCCACGGGGCTCTACTTCCGCGAGGGCCCCGAGAGCGAGCGCATCCCCCGGATGCTCGCCGAGGCGCACCGTGCGGTCGAGAGCGGGGCGCGTGCCTTGCTGGTGCAGGTGGGCCGTAGCCTCGCCGCCGATGCCGCGCTCGCCCGTGCCCTGCGCAAGGAGCTCCCCGATATTCCCTTCGCCGCCGAGGCACACGGCTCCTACGATGTCCCCGAGGCCGCCATTATCTGCCGCGCCCTCGCCGAGCAGGGCTTCACCGCCCTCGCCGACCCGCTTGCCGCCGAGCCAGTCACCGCCTGGGCACGCCTCGCCGCGCAGACCACGCTCCCGCTCTCGGCCGGGCGCTACGAGCAGACACGCTGGGCCTTTGAGGCACTTCTTGCCACCCAGGCGATTGGCACCTTCCAGGTAAACCCCGCCTGGTGCGGTGGCCTGAGCGAGGCACAGAAGATCCGCACGGTGGCATCGGCACACGGGGTCAATGTCGTGCCGCGCTCCCTGGGCACCCCGCTCAACCTCGCCGCCTCGCTACACTTTCTCGCCTCCGATATCCGCCACCCCGGCCGTGTCGAGCTCCGTCCCCCACTACTGGAGACCGATACACTCGAAGACCCCTTCCATGCGGTATTCTCTCAGGGCATCGAGCTTGAAGACGGCATGGCGACTGTCCCGACAGCCCCCGGCCTCGGGGTGACCGTGGACCTCCTTCAGCTGGGGCAATTTACACTATGA
- a CDS encoding bifunctional 4-hydroxy-2-oxoglutarate aldolase/2-dehydro-3-deoxy-phosphogluconate aldolase: protein MSKYQIIERMLNPGVVAVIRADSSEQLMDVAKALAAGGVTSMEVTMTTPNALQVITAVRKELGDAILMGVGTVLDAETTRMAILAGAQFAVSPVMKVEIIEMCRRYNVPIVCGAYTPTEALTAHEAGADFIKIFPADGLGPSYIKALKAPLPQLQIIPTGGVDLNTAGEFIKAGCAAVAAGSSLVSKEVLKNKDWAALTETAKAFVAAVAKARA from the coding sequence ATGAGTAAGTATCAGATTATCGAGCGAATGCTCAACCCCGGCGTCGTGGCCGTGATCCGCGCAGACTCCAGTGAGCAGCTAATGGACGTTGCCAAGGCCCTTGCGGCGGGAGGCGTGACCTCGATGGAGGTGACCATGACCACCCCCAACGCCCTCCAGGTCATCACCGCGGTGCGCAAAGAGCTAGGCGATGCGATCCTGATGGGTGTCGGGACGGTCCTGGATGCTGAGACCACCCGCATGGCGATCCTTGCCGGGGCGCAGTTTGCCGTCTCCCCTGTGATGAAGGTCGAGATTATCGAGATGTGCCGCCGCTACAACGTCCCGATTGTCTGCGGGGCCTACACCCCCACCGAGGCGCTCACCGCCCACGAAGCGGGCGCGGACTTTATCAAGATCTTCCCCGCCGACGGCCTCGGCCCCAGCTACATCAAGGCGCTCAAGGCTCCCCTGCCCCAGCTCCAGATCATCCCCACGGGCGGTGTCGATCTCAACACCGCGGGCGAGTTTATCAAGGCCGGCTGCGCCGCTGTGGCCGCGGGATCGTCGCTGGTGAGCAAAGAGGTCCTCAAGAACAAGGACTGGGCCGCCCTCACCGAGACTGCCAAGGCCTTTGTCGCCGCCGTGGCCAAGGCGCGCGCCTAG